In Candidatus Nanosynbacter lyticus, one genomic interval encodes:
- the rplJ gene encoding 50S ribosomal protein L10, producing MAISRDKKQTLVAELTGLLKDAKGTAFARYQTLTVADLQELRKAAREAGVTIKVVKNRLVRVALQEIDTYKETDTSLLVGQLVYAVSTEDEVMPAKVLDTFAKTHPALQLAGGFSGEGLAISEADVKALAGLPSKDQLVAQVVSQLLSPVHDTVNALGGNLYGLLDGIEAKATA from the coding sequence ATGGCAATTTCACGCGATAAAAAACAAACTTTGGTTGCTGAACTAACAGGGCTTCTAAAAGACGCCAAAGGTACAGCGTTCGCTCGCTATCAGACACTTACCGTGGCTGACTTGCAAGAACTACGCAAGGCTGCCCGCGAAGCGGGCGTTACCATCAAGGTTGTTAAAAACCGACTGGTGCGCGTAGCTCTTCAGGAAATCGATACTTACAAAGAAACCGACACCAGCTTATTGGTTGGTCAATTGGTTTACGCTGTAAGCACCGAAGATGAAGTTATGCCAGCAAAGGTATTGGACACGTTTGCAAAAACGCATCCAGCATTACAACTTGCAGGTGGCTTCTCGGGCGAAGGCTTGGCAATTAGCGAAGCTGACGTTAAAGCATTGGCAGGTCTACCGAGCAAAGACCAGCTCGTTGCTCAAGTGGTATCACAATTGCTATCACCAGTACACGACACAGTCAACGCGCTTGGTGGCAATTTGTACGGACTTCTGGACGGCATCGAAGCCAAAGCTACTGCTTAA